In Streptomyces nojiriensis, one genomic interval encodes:
- a CDS encoding ABC transporter ATP-binding protein, producing MAELSKTTTEREPILQVRNLVKHFPLTQGILFKKQVGAVKAVDGISFDLYRGETLGIVGESGCGKSTVAKLLMNLERATAGEVFYKGQDITKLSGRALKAVRRNIQMVFQDPYTSLNPRMTVGDIIGETFEIHPEVAPKGDRRRKVQELLDVVGLNPEYINRYPHQFSGGQRQRIGIARGLALNPEIIICDEPVSALDVSVQAQVINLMEKLQDEFNLSYLFIAHDLSIVRHISDRVGVMYLGKMAEIGSDAEIYEHPTHPYTQALLSAVPVPDPEAREGRERIILTGDVPSPANPPSGCRFRTRCWKAQDKCSTEEPLLAIPERFKGVNTLAAHESACHFAEEKAILAV from the coding sequence ATGGCTGAGCTCAGCAAGACGACCACCGAGCGCGAGCCGATCCTCCAGGTCCGTAACCTGGTCAAGCACTTCCCGCTGACCCAGGGCATTCTGTTCAAGAAGCAGGTCGGTGCGGTCAAGGCCGTCGACGGGATCTCCTTCGACCTGTACCGGGGCGAGACCCTCGGCATCGTGGGCGAGTCCGGCTGTGGCAAGTCCACGGTCGCCAAGCTCCTGATGAACCTGGAGCGGGCCACCGCCGGCGAGGTCTTCTACAAGGGCCAGGACATCACCAAGCTGTCCGGCCGCGCGCTGAAGGCCGTCCGCCGCAACATCCAGATGGTGTTCCAGGACCCGTACACCTCGCTGAACCCGCGCATGACGGTCGGCGACATCATCGGGGAGACCTTCGAGATCCACCCCGAGGTGGCCCCGAAGGGCGACCGGCGCCGCAAGGTCCAGGAGCTCCTGGACGTCGTGGGCCTGAACCCGGAGTACATCAACCGGTACCCGCACCAGTTCTCCGGCGGTCAGCGCCAGCGCATCGGCATCGCCCGCGGCCTCGCGCTCAACCCGGAGATCATCATCTGCGACGAGCCGGTCTCCGCGCTCGACGTGTCGGTGCAGGCCCAGGTCATCAACCTGATGGAGAAGCTGCAGGACGAGTTCAACCTCTCCTACCTCTTCATCGCGCACGACCTCTCGATCGTCCGGCACATCTCGGACCGCGTGGGCGTCATGTACCTGGGCAAGATGGCCGAGATCGGCTCCGACGCCGAGATCTACGAGCACCCGACCCACCCGTACACCCAGGCGCTGCTCTCCGCCGTCCCGGTCCCGGACCCGGAGGCGCGCGAGGGCCGCGAGCGGATCATCCTCACCGGTGACGTCCCGTCCCCGGCCAACCCGCCGTCGGGCTGCCGCTTCCGCACCCGCTGCTGGAAGGCCCAGGACAAGTGCTCCACCGAGGAGCCGCTGCTGGCGATCCCGGAGCGCTTCAAGGGCGTGAACACCCTGGCCGCGCACGAGTCCGCGTGCCACTTCGCCGAGGAGAAGGCCATCCTGGCCGTCTGA
- a CDS encoding GNAT family N-acetyltransferase, with the protein MTLTVRPAGPGDAADICALLNAVDVIEIGRPETDLGTVESDLNAPDVDLATDSWLAHEDGRLVAYALVWADSGPGRVDGDHYVLPGHDEAAASLLERMEARARELTGGQGVLRMQLNVRPTLDLSLLTGRGYRTIRRYQVMTRSLSPAADPAPTPPDGLTLRHCGEDEADRHRAHALIERTFAAHFGHVDRPYQTWLDHMEGRTLDWSLVWIASLPGHGDVAVLLTRDDRTSMAWISHLGVAKEVRGLGLGGFLLRHCFAVYAERGRDCVGLGVDTHNETGALALYEAHGMGLHYAVDSWELSLHPQG; encoded by the coding sequence ATGACCCTCACCGTACGGCCCGCCGGGCCCGGGGACGCGGCCGACATCTGCGCCCTGCTCAATGCCGTCGACGTGATCGAGATCGGCCGCCCGGAGACCGATCTCGGCACCGTCGAGTCCGATCTCAACGCCCCGGACGTGGACCTGGCCACCGATTCCTGGCTCGCGCACGAGGACGGCCGGCTCGTGGCCTACGCCCTCGTCTGGGCGGACTCCGGCCCGGGCCGCGTCGACGGGGACCACTACGTACTGCCCGGACACGACGAGGCCGCCGCCTCGCTGCTGGAGCGCATGGAGGCCCGGGCCCGGGAGCTGACCGGCGGTCAGGGCGTGCTGAGAATGCAGCTCAACGTGCGGCCCACCCTCGACCTGTCCCTCCTGACCGGCCGCGGCTACCGCACCATCCGCCGCTACCAGGTCATGACCCGCTCCCTGTCACCGGCCGCCGACCCGGCGCCGACCCCGCCGGACGGGCTCACCCTGCGCCACTGCGGCGAGGACGAGGCCGACCGCCACCGGGCCCACGCCCTGATCGAGCGGACCTTCGCCGCGCACTTCGGCCATGTGGACCGCCCGTACCAGACCTGGCTCGACCACATGGAGGGCCGCACGCTCGACTGGTCGCTGGTGTGGATCGCGAGCCTGCCCGGCCACGGCGACGTGGCCGTGCTGCTCACCCGGGACGACCGGACGAGCATGGCCTGGATCAGCCACCTCGGCGTGGCGAAGGAGGTACGGGGCCTGGGCCTCGGCGGCTTCCTGCTCCGCCACTGCTTCGCCGTCTACGCGGAGCGCGGCCGGGACTGCGTGGGCCTCGGCGTGGACACCCACAACGAGACCGGTGCGCTCGCGCTGTACGAGGCGCACGGCATGGGCCTGCACTACGCGGTCGACTCGTGGGAGCTTTCGTTGCACCCCCAGGGGTGA